ggaattaaaaataacgaatattagaagtagagtatagagtccatatagaaatacaattaagaaaaaaaatagaaattcagaattaaaaaataaggaatattagaagtagagtatagagtccatataagaatttaaaactaactaaaattcagaataaacataataaaatgaaaaatagtgtttagagtccgtataaaaatacaatttacaaataactaaaattcgaaattaagaaaaacacgagaagaagagtttaaagtcaatataggaatacaatttagaagtaatagaaatttgaaattaaaaattaaagaatattgaaagataagtttagagtccacatacaagtacaattagaaataataaaaattcagaattaaaaaaagaaatattaaaagacgagtctagagtccatataggaatatatataatttacaaataactaaaatttgatattaaaaataattaataactaacacgtatataaaatacaatatgaatattacacattagtagtttcttaaagttattgcaaaatttaaaattatgttgtcattgtaatatattttaataatataatgagaaaacatatatgctattatatgagaaagaatataatgatgctagccacATGCTAGTTTTACTAATATAAGCGGTACAAATAAGCATAAGAATAAATGAAAAGGTGGATGTTGGTTTCTCATACAAAACCAGCTAATAAAATAGAGTGGAAATGGATAATATaatttgaattctaattgaTAATTTAAAAACCTCTCATAAgtgttttttttcataaaattggTTGGGGCTTTTCTTCACACCGGCCTGACCGAAAAAATAATACTAATATAATAATTTGCAAACCTTCATATACAATAATTTTACAGCCCTGCAGTTTCAACTAGACAAAACTTAATTATTTCACTATGAGTGAATTCAATTGATTTCCTAGATAATAATATAATTTAACCTCCATATATATACATTATTATTCATCTACTAATTAGGAGTAATAGTGTTGTCTACCAGCGGTGCCCTTGTCCGCCGTGATCATACGACTGAAATGTttgcggcggcaacggcggagtCAGCACCGGCGGTGGTACAGCTGCGacgggaggcgccgccgccgtggccgacgCAGCATAACTGGCACAGTatgctggaggcggcggcggcggcggcgggagatcAATGGTGGAGTCAACGTAGTGACGGTCGGCGATGTTGGAGTGGCGGCCGGTGAGCTCCTGCACGACGGCGCGGAACTCCTCGGGGCTCGCCGTCAGCTTCATGGGGCTGGCTATGTACACCACCCTCACGGCGCCAGGGCATTGCGGCGGCTTGtacttcctcgccgccgccttccccttcTTCGCCGGCGGTGGCTTCGAGATGCCGTGCCGCTGCCGGCCATGCTGCTGCACCCCGAGCATGTTATCTAGAGCTTTTTGTGAGCGTGGTGTGCAGCCGTACGTGCAATGTGCGTGCCTTTATAGAAACAGTAGCCCTGTTTCGGAACGATATCCTGCAGTAACAGACGAAACAGTGGTAATTTTCTGCAGTAACAGACGAAACAGTGGAAATTTTGGGAGAATTGGATCAGAGCATTTTCATTGGGCGGCTGGGGTGAGAGACAGGAGTAGATATTATTGTGccagttaagtttttttttatatgatgAATATTCtggccttttttttaaaaaaaaaagaactggcATTTTCTTCAATTAAGATAGAAACCACTTATTACAAAATTTTGAACGTAATGACCAAAGATGATGAGAGAGTAAGTTCGAACAACAAAAGGAGAAATCTTATTCAATCCTATGTGTAAACTTTCATCCAAAGTTAAGCCAATATCTACATTAATGGACTTCAAATTCCAACATGCAGTATGTATAAATCTTTTATCCTTATCACACATTTGTAGTTAAGTTCAGAATCTGAGCTAGTATGCTATGCTACCTTGAAAAAATCCTGCCTATAAAATTTAGTTGGAGATTTGTACCAGCTAGCTACTGTAGTTATTAATTTtaaccatagaaaaattcacGCATGGAAGGAAGGAAGACAAGACAAGAGACTTGTTGGTTCGAGTTAGAGGGAGGTCACCCAGTCAAGTACTCTTACCCAAAGGATAGGTTGGAATTAACTGAGATAACCCATTCAAAGTCCAGATTCATAGGATGTGTTTCATCTATCTACAAACAAGAAGTTATCTAGGTAAAAAGATGAACGGTAAAACCagattgctagctagctagctgtctCACGGCTATTCGCTCTCTCCAGTCAGTCTCTAGCCAATTGGCTAGCAGGTAAACACAAGTTATTCTCTTCAGTCAAAAAATGAAGTCGTTTTcgagtatatatattatatttggaTTCTTTGAAAGCAAAATCATCCAGCGCAGCATTGATCGTCAGTGATGACCGTCATCGACGATGGCATCGCAACCGCTCGACGACGAATTGAAGAAGGTGGGTGTGCTAGCCTGCTACTATTTTTTAAAGACTTGAGAAATTCAGAGCTAGAAAATCATCCATTCGTTTTGAGTTTGACCTGCCGATCGATTAATTATATTCCTTGAGATCGATCGATAAATTGTCTCATTCACACGGACCCAAGGCGCTCGTACATTTCAACATCCGTGCGCACGCGCGTGCGACTGATCAGGATATATAGTTTTTGGTGATCGATAAAATTCCCAGGTAGCTAGCATGCAGATGCAGATCATACTTATGTGCCTAATGCATGCCTAGACTAGATCAATCGATCGATTGCTGATCGAGGACAAAAGCAATCAGGAATCCAGATGCATGCATTGTCGATTCATAATTGACTAATTAAGCAAACGCATATCCAGGATCAGATACTAGTCCAATTGAGTGATTATTGACCATATAGCTTGAGTACTTTTATGGTACATTCTAGACCGGTATACGTACTAATAGCTGCTGTTTGCAGTCAAGATACATATAGATACTAGTACTACAGTCAATGTCTATCCCTTTCACGTAGCTACCGCCAGTAAAAGGCAGAACGATGAGAGAGAATCTCATTGTTCATATATGGGCTTTCAATTAATTCCTCGCAATATATATTACCAGTACTGTACGAATACTAGTATTACCAGTGATAAGAGACCGATGCACGATTAAAGGTAGGGTCCGGATCACCATATGTTCGGTGATGCTGGTTTGCTGAATTTTTTTAGAGGGAGAAGTTCGGTGATTTGTTCGAGTAACGGAAATGGTGGCCGCATTCTAAGCGGGCCTCATTCTTGGTAGGGAAGCAGGTGGAAGGAGGACAGGAAGGCCCAATAGTAAGTAAAATGGGCCGTCGGATGACATGTCAGGCCCAAGTTGAAGTGAGCCCATACAGCGACTCCGGCCTTGTTGACGAACGAACGAATGATGCGGAGGTGAGGGGATCTTTCTCTTGGCTTCACTCGTCTTCcaatccttcttcctcctccctcctctcctctcctctcctgcaGCAGCGCCCACCGCCATCGGAGCCTCGCCCTCGCGCGGCCATGCTTGGTCTGAGGGGAGCCAGGGCGGCGCAGCTCCCGTacgcttccgccgccgtcgctcccacCCCCACGCCCTCGTTTTCCGGcttcgcgcgccgcctcccgctcctCGCCTCCGCGGCCCTCTCGCCTCTGCcgccctccttctccttctcctccgcttCCGCCGTCAGGAGGGATAGGGACCCTCCCATGCGTCCCGTCTCCGGCGCCCTCTCCAGGTCCAGGCCAACCACCAGGGGTGAGTCCTCGTGCTACTCATTTACCTCTACTCTGCTGCTGTATATGTATCGTATGTCCACCAGATATCTAGCTATTCTCGCATGTGCCATCCGTATCAATACTAGGTTTTGCTTCATTTTATTTCCTACTATACTATCCGGTTACTAGTTAGTACTAGTGTTGTTTGCATTTGTGTGCTTCTTGCATGGTGCCACATGGTTTCATCAAGTAATTGACATGAACACCTGTTTGTTAGTTTTCTGCTCTGCGGCTGCTACTGCTCCCAGGGAGGGCAAGGAGTTGCTTGTCCAGCATCTGCTCGTCGGCGAACAGGATGTCAGGCTTTTGGTCGATCTTGAAAAGAACATCATTACAGgaggtactagtactagtattcATGTGGATGCTGATATACACTTTCACATAAACATGGAGACTAATTAAAAGGATATTGCTCAGCATCTagcttttttgtgtgtgtttcaGGTGCAGACTTGAGCGATTTAGCTGTCGAGTACTCTTTATGCCCATCGAAAGAAAATGGTGGAATGCTGGGGTGGGTTCGAAGAGGACAGATGGTACTCCATTTACATGCTTTTCTGGCATGGTAGTAGCGACTTTTCATCTAGGACTTTACATATTGTTAATTGATCAAAGGGCTGATCAAAACTACAAATGAGCTAATCACATGCCTAAAATGTACTATGGAACCATCCAGTTTCTCTGACTATGCTTGGTGGTGCTGATAAGGTCCATACTCCATACAAGATGCAGTTGGAAACCTTATGCTTGGCAGTATAAATTTTTACTTTACCACTAAAATTTGGCTTGACTTTCGTTGGTCAACTTACTTCTTTATGATGGTTCCAATTTGTTAGGAGTTCCCAACCTCACCAATTGGCGAACTAGAAAAATGTAGAATTAATTGTTTTGGTATTGGTACTTGGTTGCTTGCCTTGGAAACTAACTGCTGTGAATTCATGCCACAAGTTTTGTCTTTTCTTATTAAGCGCATTGATACTGATGTATGTACTTTATCTAATTAATTTCAGGCCTTTATGACATACACACCTAAATCCATCTGCCCCTTATTCTACTCTATGCTAGCTCTCTTCTCACAACCATTAAATTCAAGTGTGACAATCACTTGCTAGCTTGATGTGTGAAGCTCCACCaattttgtgtgtgtttttttttccttttctcttttctgtAAGCACCGTGAAGGCATTAACAATGTCTTCAATGGAGTTTGAACATTTTTACTTGAACTGAGCAGGTTCCAGAATTTGAGGAAGCAGCTTTCGGTGCTCCTTTGAACAAGGTTGTACGGTGTAAGACAAAATTTGGATGGCATTTGTTGCAAGTGCTTGCTGAGAGGTAGATACTTGTAACAAAATTATGTTCTATGTATACAAACAATATTTATTGATTTCTTTTCCACCTAACTTCAGAGAACAATGCGTAGTGGAAGACATTCCACCAGAGGAGCTTCATGCAAAAATGCAAGATCCTAACTTTCTTGAAGAAGCTCAGTTGATTGATGTTCGGGAGCCTGATGAAGTGTAAGATTTACCTGTGTCCTGATTGCTAGAATAATACTCATAATTACGCATCAGTGAAATGATAGACATGTTTAACCAAAATAGTACTACTAGGACCTGTCCATTTCTTTTAAGAGCTGTCCTTATATTGCCATCCTCACACAGAAAATGAGCTTCATTTTGACATTTTGTACTTTTCTAAACTATATTCCAGTGAATAACTGTTACGACATCTTCGTTGTGGTTTTCAAAATACACATTATCAGGAGTAAAGAAAAACTGTTAAGATGATCAAACATGAAGTATTTATCTCCATATCCATGATGTTGTGGTTACCTAGTTCAGTACAGTTACTGTTATTGTTCGCCTATTCGCATGAAGCTTATGTTGAGTTTTACTTCTTGCATGGCAGAGATAAAGCTTCTCTTGAAGGGTTTAAAGTTCTACCTCTTCGACAGTTTGGAACTTGGGGACCAGTTATGACAGATGAATTTGATCCTCAGAAGGACACTTATGTTCTGGTAAGTTGGTTACTCCTCTAATGAAACTTGCTGCCAGTGTGCATCCATAAAGGCCAAGTACCTGTCAAATGAAAAAGAGAGCACCAGTACCTCCTACATATTGTGATTTTGAGTTGATCCGGTGATTGCGGAAGGAAGTAATATGCACACATCATTGGTACACACATTTGCATCAATGTGTTATTATTATTCATTCTAACACTTGTCCTTTCATATTTGCCCCCAGTGCCACCATGGTATGCGCTCAATGCAGGTAGCTAAATGGCTGCAATCACAGGTAATTGAAGTACTCGCATAGTTCTTGCAAAGTGTAGTCGCACTCTATGGTGGATGTGCAATGCAGAGCAACTGAGTAGTGGAACGGCATCCTCACATGAAGTTCCATTGTTTTGCAGGGGTTCAGAAAAGTTTACAATGTTGCGGGTGGGATTCACGCTTATGCCGTTAAAGCCGATTCTTCCATCCCAACTTACTAGACATCTCCATGATCACCAATGCAACGTCAGAGCCTTTTCTACGTGTTCGTTTTTCAGGCCAAACCAAAAGCATGCTTAGTATAGAATGATAGGATTTTCCACGATGATTTTGTACGGAATATCGGTACCAGAAATTCAGAGTTAAGTTTTGTCGTTCTCATGCTGCTGTCATGTACTAGCAGTTCTCTTGAAATTTTATATGGAGGATATATCACTTTTATTAGTTTGAATACAAGGGAAATACCTGGGAGGAACTTGTGGGACTGATCCAGGCTCATGGCCTAAATttcattctgaatttctgatcaaACATGCTTTGATCattttatttacaaaaaaaaagtgctttGATTATTGGGAAACGCTGAAATTCTATACGGAGGTTACCATTTTGTCAGCCCGAATAGAAGAGATACCTGGGAGGAACTCGCGGGAGTACTGATCCAGTATTGGGTCTCATGACCAAAGTTTcattctgaattttctgatcAAACATGCTTTgatcattgaaaaaaaaactttgtgatTTTATCAGTttcattctgaatttctgacaaGACATGCTAACTTAAAAAAAGGAAGTGGAGGTGCGGGGAATCGAACCCCGTGCCTCTCGCATGCGAAGCGAGCGCTCTACCATATGAGCTACACCCCCATTTGTGCTATTCGTTGAACTCTCACTTACTAATTATATGTAAATACACCATATTTTTGTGAGATGATTTGCACcatgtcgccgtcgcctcctcctcctctgtctgcgccgccggccgccggcgacggcttgCTCACCAGGCGTTCCTCCTTTGGTGTCCCGGCGTTTTCCCTTGAGTTGAAGTGGGCAAGTCAAAGACGGAGATtagcaagaggaggaggagttggtgAGCGGAGGCTAAGCGGCGGGCCCCACCAGCGCCGCCTGCCTATCCACAAAGTTGCGTCACGCGACGAGCCAACTGTtgctgggcccacctgtcatcctcaCCCCACCCCATGCACCGAGTCCACCCCGCCCTCCCCCCACTTTGGCGCCTTCcctctctccacctcctccactctccCACCACCACGAGACCTTCTCGAAGCTTCCTCCCCCCCAAACCCcttccgctcctcctcctcctcccaaatccaccacggcgacgccgccgccgcagagccCCTAGCTCCCGGAGGTCCCTCGCCCCCGCCAGCTCCGACGGCCTCACGGAAGGAGGAGTAACGTGGGCGTTGATTGGATTTTTTTGTTTTCCCCCCACCTTGAGTGAGTCTGTGCCGTTtccccggcggcgagggagggcaGAGGGCTGATCATGGTCGTGCGCCGCCGGTGCCTTGCCGAGATTTCCCCCAACCGCCACCGACGATCGTTCACTGTATGCATGCTCTCGCTCCCCTTCGTTTTTGAGTTGGTTTCGATTATCAAGTAGTATGTATCAGGCCGGGTATTAGTATTACCACCAAATTCTCTTATGCTAGTGTGCGCCCGCTATTGCTCTAGTATTTACAAGCTGTTATTTTTACTCCTTAGTACTACTTGTTTTGGTCAAAATTCAAAACGTCTACTGTACCTGTTGTATTGGAAATTTTAAATGGTTCATGAATGAATTCACTACCCAAGAACAAAGCTTGTCCAGTAATGACATTATCTATTGGCTCGATTTATGTTTGGTCCAGTGGCACAAAGGGGAGTAGCACTGTCCAAGCTGTTGTGGTCCGTCAGGGAGATTGGCCAACCTGTGGGGTTTCAGATCGACATAAGTACGTCAGTGTGCGTATTCTTGTCCCCACGTGCTTATCATTTAAATTCTTCTACTATTATGTTTTCTACTATGTACGATTGCTGTAACTCCTGAGGAGTTACTGTCTTTGATTAGAAAGAATTTGGCGCAAGCATGTACTGTACGATATCCTTAGCTGTTTGAGGTTTCAGTATGTAAGCTACTAAGTCGTCAAAgatttcccttcttttttttaaaaaaaaaatgatctgtAGATTTCAGCCATCGATCAATCTGGCGGTTCATAGGGCTGTGCTTGCAACCTTTCTGGCAGAAAGGAGAGAGCAAAGTGATTTGCTGTCTCCTGTTGATTGTGGCCTGTTGAGGCCCAGTAATGGCAGATGCTAGTTCAAGGACTGACACATCGATTGTTGTAGACAACGACGACAAAAACCACCAGGTAATCCTTTTTGAGGTTGTCATCTTTCCTTTACACGTTAAGATGCCATCAAATTGACTGCTAGAGCTCAAGAATAGAGCTGGTGCTGTTAGGGTAGTAACTTCTTTTCTCGTTTTCTACTTGCTATGAGTTGGATAATTGAGAGATACTCAACCAATAGTCTTCTGGAGAATGGAGATACCACTGACTATGACAGTAGTAAGAAGAATCAAATGTAATTGACCGTTTAAACCTTGCAATTCTTGTGCTGTTTCATCTACTGACACTGAAGCACTCATACTTTTAATCTATTTTATTTACTGATTCGCAATGTCATGTTTTGCTGTAGCACCCTGATAACATATTGATACTATGAATCCACTGCCAAATAGTGCTCTAAATATGCTCAGTTGCTCAAACTTGCAGTTAGAAAACGGACATAGTGGTGCAGTCATGGCTTCTAACTCTTCAGATAGATCTGACAGATCTGACAAACTTATGGACCAAAAGGTGACATTTTAGTTCCGTTTCTTTTCGTATACAATGTCACTTAATCTTGTGTGATTAatttcatattgtattttgGCATGCAATAGACAATTCGGCGGCTTGCTCAAAATCGTGAGGCAGCAAGAAAAAGTCGGCTGAGGAAAAAGGTACTACTGCAGATTTGCTCTTATGTTCGCTTTTGCTCTGAATAAAAAAGCCTTGTTTGGAAAAGCATAGGATTAATTCTGTGAACTTACCTGTGCAAACTAGGTCTATCTAATTTGAATTGTCGCAGTTGTTATCTCTTTTATATGGGATGGCAAGGGCTTAAGTCAAATATGAATCAAGTTTAATTGTTTAATTGCAGTTTTTAGTGATAGTTAGTTTTGATCCACCATGACATGTATTTTCTCTTTGAACATTTAAGGCATATGTGCAACAACTAGAGAGCAGTAAGCTGAAGCTTGCACAGCTAGAGCAGGAACTTCAGAAAGCTCGTCAGCAGGTAAAATCTTTATGGTTGCATGCTGGATCATCAAAAAATAGTTTTGAAAAATACTACCTTCTGTCCTCAGAGAATTCTTGGATATTCAATTGCAGGGAATCTTCATCTCTAGCTCTGGAGACCAGACCCATGCCATGAGTGGAAATGGTAATTTGTCATATTTTCATCGCTTGGTACCCATTAACATTTTGTGTCTTGTGTACTTACATTGTTTTATCTTTTTAACAGTTTATATTAACTGTTTGCTGCATGCTTTCTAAAACATTAAGCTTGTGTTTTGCAGGGGCATTGACTTTTGACTTAGAATACACTAGATGGCTCGAGGAGCAAAATAAGCAGATAAATGAGTTGAGGACAGCAGTGAATGCTCATGCAAGTGACAGTGACCTTCGTCTTATTGTTGATGGCATAATGGCGCATTATGACGAGGTATTCAAGGTTAAGGGTGTAGCTGCAAAGGCCGATGTGTTTCATATACTTTCAGGCATGTGGAAGACACCCGCAGAAAGATGCTTCCTGTGGCTTGGTGGTTTCCGTCCATCTGAGCTTCTAAAGGTGACCGCAGATTAAATCTCAATATTTTCTTATTTGTCTGATGCCCCTTTCTGGTCCTGTAATTTATACTGATTTCACCATATGGTACAAAATTTCAGCTCCTAGCAAATCACCTCGAACCTTTAACCGAGCAGCAGTTGCTGGGATTAAACAACCTCCAGGAATCTTCTCAGCAGGCGGAGGATGCACTTTCACAAGGTATGGAAGCACTGCAGCAATCTCTGGCAGATACTTTGGCTGGATCTCTCGGTTCATCAGGGTCTTCTGGGAATGTGGCGAACTACATGGGTCAGATGGCAATGGCCATGGGTAAACTAGGAACGCTCGAGAATTTCCTTTGCCAGGCAAGTATCTTCACCTTCTAAGTGTCATCGTTCTTCTGCCTGACAACATGGATTTATTAACTGGTGATTCGTGTCAGATGTCGCCTTTGCAGTGATTAAAGCTTAGATTTTGACTATTCTTTTGGTTTCATTTTTGTCAGGCGGACAACCTGCGACAGCAGACATTGCATCAAATGCAACGAATTCTGACGATCCGGCAAGCCTCGCGTGCTCTTCTTGCCATACACGATTACTTTTCACGCTTGCGTGCTTTGAGTTCGCTGTGGCTTGCTAGGCCACGGGAGTAACAAAATGGTCATGTGTGCCTGTGACGAGGTTAGACGCTCATTTTGATGGACTGCAGATAATTGGGTTTTTCCCTGTACAATTGTGTTTGGCAGCTGTGGACTAAAGTTAAAAACTGTACCTAAAGTGGTGTATGCAAATAGGTGAAGCCTCTAAGTAAGTTATAACGATTGCATTATTGTGTTAGCAATAAAAGTTGGGTAATTCAGGATGTGTcctgagttgttttgttgtagtAGAAGAACTGCATGTAGTGGCTGGAAATGCAGTGTTGAATGTAACTAAAGCTCTGCTGCTCACGTTGCATAATGTTGTGTAGTAATAGTTAGCTAGTGATGCCCATTTTACCTGCACTCCTCTGGGAAGCTGAAACTGCAACCTGAAGCAACCACGGTGCAGAAGACCGCATGCATGGTAAATGATTAAAAGGATATATATGGGCTCAACATCGCTGCCAAATCCTGAGATAATGAACAGGCATGCT
The window above is part of the Oryza sativa Japonica Group chromosome 7, ASM3414082v1 genome. Proteins encoded here:
- the LOC4344347 gene encoding rhodanese-like/PpiC domain-containing protein 12, chloroplastic, coding for MLGLRGARAAQLPYASAAVAPTPTPSFSGFARRLPLLASAALSPLPPSFSFSSASAVRRDRDPPMRPVSGALSRSRPTTRVFCSAAATAPREGKELLVQHLLVGEQDVRLLVDLEKNIITGGADLSDLAVEYSLCPSKENGGMLGWVRRGQMVPEFEEAAFGAPLNKVVRCKTKFGWHLLQVLAEREQCVVEDIPPEELHAKMQDPNFLEEAQLIDVREPDEVDKASLEGFKVLPLRQFGTWGPVMTDEFDPQKDTYVLCHHGMRSMQVAKWLQSQGFRKVYNVAGGIHAYAVKADSSIPTY
- the LOC4344349 gene encoding transcription factor TGA2.1 — encoded protein: MADASSRTDTSIVVDNDDKNHQLENGHSGAVMASNSSDRSDRSDKLMDQKTIRRLAQNREAARKSRLRKKAYVQQLESSKLKLAQLEQELQKARQQGIFISSSGDQTHAMSGNGALTFDLEYTRWLEEQNKQINELRTAVNAHASDSDLRLIVDGIMAHYDEVFKVKGVAAKADVFHILSGMWKTPAERCFLWLGGFRPSELLKLLANHLEPLTEQQLLGLNNLQESSQQAEDALSQGMEALQQSLADTLAGSLGSSGSSGNVANYMGQMAMAMGKLGTLENFLCQADNLRQQTLHQMQRILTIRQASRALLAIHDYFSRLRALSSLWLARPRE
- the LOC4344349 gene encoding transcription factor TGA2.1 isoform X2; the encoded protein is MASNSSDRSDRSDKLMDQKTIRRLAQNREAARKSRLRKKAYVQQLESSKLKLAQLEQELQKARQQGIFISSSGDQTHAMSGNGALTFDLEYTRWLEEQNKQINELRTAVNAHASDSDLRLIVDGIMAHYDEVFKVKGVAAKADVFHILSGMWKTPAERCFLWLGGFRPSELLKLLANHLEPLTEQQLLGLNNLQESSQQAEDALSQGMEALQQSLADTLAGSLGSSGSSGNVANYMGQMAMAMGKLGTLENFLCQADNLRQQTLHQMQRILTIRQASRALLAIHDYFSRLRALSSLWLARPRE